A region from the Enoplosus armatus isolate fEnoArm2 chromosome 24, fEnoArm2.hap1, whole genome shotgun sequence genome encodes:
- the LOC139306641 gene encoding dTDP-D-glucose 4,6-dehydratase-like isoform X2, with protein MSLNDLNVNWQQCCDDQKMDFNRTVLVTGGAGFIGSHLVSSLVSRHPEWRIINLDNLDYCCSPWSLESVQDRANYTFIRGDVCNSRLVNHIFNTENIDVVFHLAAKTHVESSFETPSSFQCVNIEGTRILLGAAHQARHQPQRFIYISTDEVYGASLDEVFDESSPVRPCNPYSATKAAAEFLVRSYWDKHKFPIIITRSNNIYGPRQYTEKVIPRFLSLLQMNKKCTIQGILPKSRHFLFVDDAIDAFLLILEKGIVGEIYNIGTSCEIPIMQLARELVKMVKNVPDSEVNDWLEFVPDRPCVELCYPITCEKLQQLGWRAEVSWAEGIRQTVKWYQDNPDFWLDASEDGGQIRGQLEKATNK; from the exons ATGTCTCTAAACGACCTTAATGTGAACTGGCAGCAGTGTTGTGATGACCAAAAGATGGACTTCAACAGAACTGTCCTGGTGACTGGAGGCGCTGGATTCAT aggcTCCCATCTTGTGAGCTCACTGGTCTCCAGACACCCTGAGTGGAGAATTATTAACCTGGATAAT CTGGATTACTGCTGCAGCCCCTGGAGTCTGGAGAGCGTTCAAGACAGAGCAAACTACACCTTCATCAGG GGGGATGTGTGTAACTCCCGGCTGGTAAATCACATattcaacacagaaaacatcgATGTGGTCTTTCACCTGGCAGCTAAAACACACGTCG aGTCGTCATTTGAAACTCCGTCTAGTTTCCAGTGTGTTAACATCGAAGGGACCAGAATTTTACTGGGAGCCGCCCATCAGGCCCGACACCAGCCACAGCGCTTCATCTACATCAGCACCGATGAAGTGTATGGAGCCAGTCTGGACGAG GTGTTTGATGAGAGCAGTCCAGTGAGGCCCTGCAATCCATATTCTGCCACTAAAGCAGCTGCAGAGTTCCTGGTCAGATCCTACTGGGACAAGCATAAg TTTCCCATCATCATTACCAGGAGCAACAACATCTACGGGCCCAGGCAGTACACTGAGAAG GTCATTCCGAggtttctctccctcttgcaAATGAACAAGAAATG CACCATCCAGGGCATCCTTCCTAAATCCcgccacttcctgtttgtcgaCGACGCCATCGACGCCTTCCTGCTGATTCTAGAGAAAGGGATTGTGGGAGAAATCTACAACATCGGAACAAGCTGTGAGATTCCCATCATGCAACTGGCCAGGGAGCTAGTGAAGATG GTCAAGAATGTTCCAGACTCTGAGGTGAACGATTGGCTCGAGTTTGTGCCCGACAG GCCGTGTGTCGAACTGTGCTACCCCATCACAtgtgagaagctgcagcagctgggcTGGAGAGCTGAGGTGTCCTGGGCTGAAGGCATCAGGCAGACTG TCAAATGGTACCAAGACAACCCCGACTTCTGGTTGGACGCAAGCGAGGACGGAGGACAAATCAGAGGACAGCTTGAAAAAGCTACCAACAAATGA
- the LOC139306641 gene encoding dTDP-D-glucose 4,6-dehydratase-like isoform X1: MSLNDLNVNWQQCCDDQKMDFNRTVLVTGGAGFIGSHLVSSLVSRHPEWRIINLDNHFSLSDLFQLDYCCSPWSLESVQDRANYTFIRGDVCNSRLVNHIFNTENIDVVFHLAAKTHVESSFETPSSFQCVNIEGTRILLGAAHQARHQPQRFIYISTDEVYGASLDEVFDESSPVRPCNPYSATKAAAEFLVRSYWDKHKFPIIITRSNNIYGPRQYTEKVIPRFLSLLQMNKKCTIQGILPKSRHFLFVDDAIDAFLLILEKGIVGEIYNIGTSCEIPIMQLARELVKMVKNVPDSEVNDWLEFVPDRPCVELCYPITCEKLQQLGWRAEVSWAEGIRQTVKWYQDNPDFWLDASEDGGQIRGQLEKATNK, encoded by the exons ATGTCTCTAAACGACCTTAATGTGAACTGGCAGCAGTGTTGTGATGACCAAAAGATGGACTTCAACAGAACTGTCCTGGTGACTGGAGGCGCTGGATTCAT aggcTCCCATCTTGTGAGCTCACTGGTCTCCAGACACCCTGAGTGGAGAATTATTAACCTGGATAAT CATTTCTCATTGTCTGATCTCTTCCAGCTGGATTACTGCTGCAGCCCCTGGAGTCTGGAGAGCGTTCAAGACAGAGCAAACTACACCTTCATCAGG GGGGATGTGTGTAACTCCCGGCTGGTAAATCACATattcaacacagaaaacatcgATGTGGTCTTTCACCTGGCAGCTAAAACACACGTCG aGTCGTCATTTGAAACTCCGTCTAGTTTCCAGTGTGTTAACATCGAAGGGACCAGAATTTTACTGGGAGCCGCCCATCAGGCCCGACACCAGCCACAGCGCTTCATCTACATCAGCACCGATGAAGTGTATGGAGCCAGTCTGGACGAG GTGTTTGATGAGAGCAGTCCAGTGAGGCCCTGCAATCCATATTCTGCCACTAAAGCAGCTGCAGAGTTCCTGGTCAGATCCTACTGGGACAAGCATAAg TTTCCCATCATCATTACCAGGAGCAACAACATCTACGGGCCCAGGCAGTACACTGAGAAG GTCATTCCGAggtttctctccctcttgcaAATGAACAAGAAATG CACCATCCAGGGCATCCTTCCTAAATCCcgccacttcctgtttgtcgaCGACGCCATCGACGCCTTCCTGCTGATTCTAGAGAAAGGGATTGTGGGAGAAATCTACAACATCGGAACAAGCTGTGAGATTCCCATCATGCAACTGGCCAGGGAGCTAGTGAAGATG GTCAAGAATGTTCCAGACTCTGAGGTGAACGATTGGCTCGAGTTTGTGCCCGACAG GCCGTGTGTCGAACTGTGCTACCCCATCACAtgtgagaagctgcagcagctgggcTGGAGAGCTGAGGTGTCCTGGGCTGAAGGCATCAGGCAGACTG TCAAATGGTACCAAGACAACCCCGACTTCTGGTTGGACGCAAGCGAGGACGGAGGACAAATCAGAGGACAGCTTGAAAAAGCTACCAACAAATGA
- the gpr180 gene encoding integral membrane protein GPR180, with the protein MSYLLAALTAVVLLSSEVLGKTVTGLFNSEAARQQNGQFITKFMYQGDNGLLVCRLDNSALATEKESKLLLYRDMASDLDNLSCSERLAKAQFTISLRQEEFNHTIPRQSSPTAWQTLYADRYTCQESAVIPSHADLSFTILLFNADSAGNPLEHFSAEEAGLQSFYFLLLLAYFIACCIYIKPLYQALRKGGPMHTVLRVLTTALALQGCSALCNYIHLARYSRDGIGLPLMGSLAEFWDMVSQVSMLYMLLSLCMGWTLSRGRKPQSRPLQWEQSPASTAVAVGGVVTQGVLLLWEQYSESESEHHSYHTQQSLAGLLLMVLRVVLALLLASVLYQITSTERSTLKRDFYLCFAKGCFLWFLCHPVLFLLSVIFHEHQREKVVTIGVILCQSISMVTLYQLFLSRSLYWEVSSLSSVSLPLTMSRANHRGRY; encoded by the exons ATGTCGTACTTATTAGCCGCACTTACAGCTGTAGTTCTGCTCAGTTCGGAGGTTTTGGGGAAAACTGTAACGGGACTTTTTAATAGCGAAGCAGCGAGACAGCAGAACGGCCAGTTCATCACTAAATTCATGTACCAAG gTGATAACGGCCTGTTGGTGTGCAGGCTGGACAACTCTGCTCTGGCAACGGAGAAGGAgtccaaactgctgctgtatcGGGATATGGCCTCAGACCTGGACAACCTCAGCTGCTCCGAGAGGCTCGCCAAAGCTCAGTTCACCA tTTCTCTCCGTCAGGAAGAATTCAACCACACAATCCCTCGTCAGTCCTCCCCTACAGCCTGGCAGACCCTGTATGCTGACAGATACACGTGTCAg gagAGTGCAGTGATTCCTTCTCATGCTGATCTCAGTTTTACTATCTTGCTGTTTAACGCCGACTCGGCTGGAAATCCTCTGGAGCACTTCAGCGCCGAGGAGGCAG gccTCCAAAGTTTCtacttcctcctgctgctggccTACTTCATAGCCTGCTGTATCTACATCAAGCCTCTGTACCAGGCTCTGAGGAAAGGAGGTCCCATGCACACTGTCCTCAGAGTGCTGACCACAGCGCTGGCATTACAGGGCTGCTCCGCTCTCTGCAACTACATCCACTTGGCCAG GTATTCTAGAGATGGTATTGGTCTTCCACTGATGGGCAGCCTGGCAGAGT TCTGGGATATGGTGTCCCAGGTGTCCATGCTGTACATGTTACTGAGTCTGTGTATGGGCTGGACTCTGAGCCGGGGCAGGAAACCTCAGTCCAGACCTCTGCAGTGGGAACAGAGTCCGGCTTCTACGGCTGTTGCTGTGGGTGGAGTCGTCACACAG GGAGTGTTGCTGCTGTGGGAGCAGTATTCAGAGTCAGAGAGTGAACATCACAGCTACCACACCCAGCAGAGTCTGGCAGGTCTCCTCCTCATGGTCCTGAGGGTGGTCCTGGCCCTCCTGCTGGCCTCAGTCCTCTACCAGATCACCTCCACCGAGAGGAGCACCCTGAAGAGAGACTTCTACCTCTGCTTCGCCAAG GGATGCTTCCTGTGGTTCCTCTGCCATcccgtcctcttcctcttgtctgtTATCTTCCACGAGCACCAGAGGGAGAAG GTGGTGACTATCGGTGTGATCCTCTGCCAGTCCATCTCCATGGTGACGCTCTACCAGCTCTtcctgtctcgctctctctacTGGGaggtctcctctctctcctcagtgtctctgccaCTCACCATGTCCAGGGCGAACCACAGGGGGCGCTACTGA
- the LOC139306640 gene encoding ATP-dependent RNA helicase DDX3Y translates to MGEIIMGNIALSRYTRPTPVQKYAIPIVKSKRDLMACAQTGSGKTAAFLLPILSQIYTEGPGEALNAAKENGKYGRRKQYPISLVLAPTRELALQIYDEARKFSYRSRVRPCVVYGGADIGQQIRDLERGCHLLVATPGRLVDMMERGKIGLDYCNYLVLDEADRMLDMGFEPQIRRIVEQDTMPHKGIRQTMMFSATFPKEIQILARDFLEEYIFLAVGRVGSTSENITQKVVWVEESDKRSFLLDLLSATGKDSLTLVFVETKKGADALEDFLYREGYACTSIHGDRSQRDREEALSQFRSGKCPILVATAVAARGLDISNVKHVINFDLPSDIEEYVHRIGRTGRVGNLGLATSFFNDKNGNITKDLLDILVEAKQEVPSWLESLAYEHQHKSSNRGRSKRFSGGFGARDYRQTAAGGTAGGFGGRGGRNQAGHGGTRGFGGGGFGNFYTSDGYGGNYSHSQVDWWGN, encoded by the exons ATGGGTGAGATTATCATGGGTAACATTGCCCTGAGTCGCTACACCAGACCGACCCCAGTCCAGAAATATGCCATTCCGATTGTCAAGTCAAAACGAGACCTCATGGCCTGCGCACAAACag gttCTGGGAAGACTGCGGCGTTCCTGCTGCCGATTCTGAGCCAGATCTACACTGAAGGACCAGGAGAAGCTCTGAACGCAGCTAAA GAGAATGGAAAGTACGGGCGTCGGAAGCAGTACCCCATCTCACTGGTATTGGCTCCAACCAGAGAACTGGCACTGCAGATATATGATGAAGCCAGGAag TTTTCGTACCGGTCCAGAGTGCGTCCCTGTGTTGTGTACGGAGGAGCAGACATTGGCCAGCAGATAAGAGATCTGGAGAGAggctgccacctgctggtggcCACACCGGGAAGACTGGTGGACATGATGGAGAGGGGCAAGATTGGACTTGACTACTGCAA CTACCTGGTCCTGGACGAGGCAGATCGTATGCTGGACATGGGATTTGAACCACAGATAAGACGGATCGTCGAACAGGACACCATGCCGCACAAAGGCATCCGACAAACTATGATGTTCAGCGCAACCTTCCCTAAAGAGATCCAG ATCCTGGCCAGGGACTTCCTGGAGGAGTACATCTTCCTGGCGGTGGGCAGAGTTGGTTCTACCTCGGAGAATATCACTCAGAAAGTGGTGTGGGTGGAAGAGAGCGATAAGAGGTCATTCCTCCTGGACCTGCTCAGTGCTACAG GTAAGGACTCGTTGACTCTGGTTTTTGTGGAGACCAAGAAAGGCGCAGACGCCTTGGAGGACTTCCTGTATAGGGAGGGCTATGCCTGCACCAGTATCCATGGCGACCGCTCCCAGCGAGACCGAGAGGAGGCCCTGAGCCAGTTCAGATCAGGAAAATGCCCCATTCTGGTGGCCACAGCg GTAGCAGCTCGGGGTCTGGACATCTCCAATGTGAAACACGTCATTAACTTTGACCTGCCCAGCGACATAGAGGAGTATGTCCACCGTATTGGACGTACAGGACGAGTTGGAAACCTGG GACTGGCCACATCGTTCTTCAATGACAAAAATGGAAACATCACTAAAGACCTGCTGGACATCCTGGTAGAAGCCAAACAGGAAGTTCCCTCATGGCTTGAGAGCCTGGCCTATGAACACCAGCATAAGAGCAGCAACAGAGGACGCTCTAAGAG GTTCTCTGGTGGTTTTGGAGCTCGTGATTATCGCCAGACGGCCGCCGGAGGCACCGCTGGAGGGTTTGGAGGACGTGGAGGTCGCAACCAGGCAGGACATGGAGGAACCCGTGGCtttggaggag GTGGATTTGGCAACTTCTACACCAGTGACGGCTACGGAGGCAACTACTCACACTCTCAAGTTGACTGGTGGGGCAACTAG